atgattttagtttctgagatattttaactgaaagtgaatttgacaGCTAAATTCCAGATAAAGCTTAGTAGCGGCGTGATATTTGCGCAGTGAAGTTTGCATCATTTGTATCATGCagcaaaattctttatgtacttggcgtcgcGCCGCTACCGCGTCGCTTAATACGTAACATGactaatataaaacataaatgtaaaatatgtaacatgTACAGAATAAACACTATGTGAAAACAACGTgactaatattgcgcaactgtcacataaaaaataatacatacagaaatgcaattaatataaatatatacactggaaccccgtgttagcggactgttcggggctttagtccgctaacgcggggttatctcctattgcttggtttcactcccactccgtgaaatacgcgactgcattgctcattgctatcccccacacacgctactcatgtgggccgagtgcatatggaggggatagtttccgctaacgcggagtacgctaacgcggggttccagtgtatCTAGCATTATCacatagataaaaaaatatacacatagataatataaataatacgtagTATACgatagtataatttataaatgctagGTACATAagtgtcaattttatttaatattttttttaattaaaaaatgttcttttaatttttttttccaaaaaatcaaCAGAGTAGttaaacaaaagtatttatactgtaaaacttttgtataaaacattttttgatgtttTGTTAAGTTTaagagatatatcgaaaaaaggcaaaaatttCTCAACTTTTAAAGAGTAGttttaaccctttaaaccatttttaagcaccaactaaaattttctaaatttgtgTATTACTTTCCTCTACATTTGTGTCAAATTTcactgaaatttaaattttttaatgcaatagatatttaatataggGAAGGTATAAagagtaaatttaaaaaaaaaaattttttttaatcaacagcatagttaaatagaggtatttatgctgtacaattttgtataaaacatttttttatattttgtttagtttacgatatatatcgagaaaaggcaaaacccttaatttttaaagcgtGGTTTTAATCCTTTAAACCGATTATAAGTATcgactaaaaattttttaatttatgtatttactccctctacatttatgccaagttttattaaaatcagaatttttgggTTTGTGAGGTTTTCttgttagaaaatttatactattaacaaattataaacagGTAATTGAGAAACAGGtgatttggaataaaatatcaaaaaggAATTCACCTTTTGTAAgtctaatttttttggaaaaggtattcaatatttttatattaaatttcggAAAAATGCTCTGATGGATAGTAAAACAAAACCCAAGCCACATTAATCGTATTCTTGTATATACTTACtgatatcaataacatagacTACATAGagtcttgaaaataaaaaaaatgcgacCTGGGCACgccaaatttttactttactataatcccgttagttgattttaatcatttaattatttgagcatcaagcccgtttattattatatatttcaataaaaagttataataaacaaattttgtataaatattcttatagttggcacattaattttatattattatttttataaagaagacaataagacaataaaacaataggacaaaaagcaatttacataaaataatgtttttttttttttttaagggcgcacatacacacactttGCGCctctttttacttaaaataaattcttaatacaATGACATAAGCTGTTGCAATATCAACATTATGATTCAATCGAGaccattgtacttgcattaatattatattatgaatatatatattttctattggcATCCCGCAACAAGACAATTTATTGAATCAtagtaatttacttttttcttaattgaaGCAAAGGGCAAAGGGCGTCAAAACAAGGCTTAACTCTACGaatcttttgtaaaataattgatgtaTATACTAACACTTACATGcctatcaaaatattatttttaattataattaggtattaattaattttaattttattataaaattgtaacggTGAGAAACAAACATGGAATTCAACTAAAAAAACTTGATATTAAGTGTATcgactttttatataaaatcgatTATAAAGTGAGCaacaaaaaatcataaaatgcAGCTAATGTCAGAAAAACAATTACGAagcaacaaaatttgatttaaatatctcATTATGTCATCTGGctgaacaaaatttaaagtaaaatctatttccataataaaaaatggttattactaccaatacaaatttttattaaaattatcagatAATATAATGGATTCTGTACAAGCTAGAGATCAGGTATTTTAACTTCAATTATCttgatcttttatattttaataatgtaattttaattctgcATGTCTgtttgtctttctctctctctctctcttttctctgcTTAAATTATTGATCATTCAAAACcgaattttagattttagagtttttagactattaacaataaattttaacaatgtaaACCCTGAATTCATTGCAACAAAGTAATGATGCaaacttgtaaattttatcaatattataagaaataattgttttttactattcaaactttaattatttaattaaagatttatttaaaaataattgacttTTTTGATAACACAACTCTTTTTTACTCTGACagcttttttctaaaatttattgtttttattaatgttttattttttcattacaagtattatttatttaatttttttatatttatatactttatctaaatttatgcATTTCTTTCAACATTTTAGTGTTTTTCAGAAtgttcagaaaatttttttttatgtttataaaataaattttataataatctgtTTTAGATATATAGAAGCTGACACTTAACAAAGacgaaataaacattaaaactgAAGAAAACTATAATTCAATAATGGACACAcgattctttaaattttaacattaaataatcaaaaataactaatacatttaagaaaacGCAATAGAGAGAtgcataaaattcaattaatcagtaattatcgtaattataaaaatcagaacaaaatgcacaaaattaaatatgtaaaagacATTATACAAGATTTGGAAAACTATGGACCAGCTAGTTTAATACACATTGCTATTTTgagtaacataattaaaagacCCATTAATATATGGAATGCTAATGGTAGTTTAAATAAGACCATCGGAAAACAAAAATTGGGACAATCTGTAGATATTGAATATCATGCAAACAGTTCGGAACAATTTggtaagttattaattaaataacttcaaaaaaaaatgtgtaaaattgttttgatatataaaattttataattgaatcaaaaactgttttaaattaatttaaaacagttacgttttaattcaattaaaatataataaaaaaaaaaatttatcttctatCTCAAAACAAACTCTTTATCACaggtctttttttttacattaattattatgtaaaaaatgactAAAACTACGTAGCCATATCCACTTTTTGAGAGAATAATACGCTATTTTCGATTTGCATTCGTGttacatttacaattaaagATATGCTGtatttcaatgttttattgtactttgtgtttacaagaattttatatatattattgttaaatgatGTTTAcgcaaattttcttttactagattatataaacattaaaattactaaaaattcaGTAATAATACTCAaccaacaataaaaaaaaattaaattttaaagttaaaatttaaaaaaattaaaaatagaagattaaattaacaacacacacaaacacacaagCACGCACGCAGGCACGCACACGATGAATTAACACCAATTATTGTAAAACAGGATTATGAGTtcatgcataaaatataaataatctaaattcTGTGTGAGACAACTTTAAACTATAGTGTATAAAATGTCATTTATGAAAACTATAGCAGAAATATCGAATAATACAAtagctaataaaaaatttttaagttgacaacttttatatttgttaaatttaaccaTTACGTCCTATTTAATCTCACTCTTAAGAAGATGATAAAGTTGtcctgttttaataattataattttatttcttattaatcttttaattgcatttacagaattaaaaatctttctccagaattaaagtatagataaTAACAAACCCGGGCCGTAAcgattttgtaagaaaaaagacaaaacttttaaaattatcggCTTCTAGCGTCAactcgtaacaaaatgtgtctgatgtaaaaattttgatcctTGTACGTACAAATCAAGCCTAATCCCAAGTGGAGCAAACATTTAGGAACAATATTACTGTTTTAGATTGAGCATAgacgttctaataaataagtttaatggGTACGAACATTTCGTGTCTAAAAAAAGCAatctaaaacaattttgtaaattctcAGTACAAAATTCATTTCATaagctgatattaatacaatacataaactttaattctgtaaaaagattttcaaatctataaaaaaaatacatacataattgTGTTAATAACATgaacgaatgactctacattatcgaaatcaatcaagtttgacgaacagtttagcatcctcttaagagcctaaacacaatgccaggcaacaggcaataggaacagaaataatgaaagagagaaagaatctttatctctttctttattttttgtttctattgcctgttgcctggcattgtgtgatgGCCTTAAGAATACGCGTGGATGATAACATGCGGCAAGAAACGCAAAAAAAGTATCTCTGATAATTATTGTACTTACTCTGTACGTTACAATCTTTTTGTACTGCACaaactttgaaatttttccACTTCACTGGTAAACATTAATGAATCGGCAGCTTCGTATATAACGTTTTACATCAAAGTAATCAGTAGAAGAAATATGGTCGCGAATAGGGACATTaactcttattaaatttttttaagttgacattttacacgtaaaagttttaaatatattttaatttctatctaaacttttttaaatccttttcTAGGTCACTGGACCCTAAGAGATAGCAAAGATCCCGATAacgttattattgatttaaacaGCTGCTTGTTTTCGGTGATTGGTTCTCAAATCGGGCAAAATCCATTAAAACTTCGTAAGTGGACTGTGTTAAAACTAAAGGACAATTTTCAGAATTTGGCCAAATGGTTAGATAAAATTCAGTGGAAGAAGGGTGCAGGAGTTTTTTTATGATTGGCGGAGTAAACGGACACGGACCTGAAAGTCCGAGGAAAAGTCCCGGAAAAGAAAGTCCGAAAAAAAGTCCCGAAGAAGAAAAGTACTCAGAAAGGTACCCAAAATAcagcacaaaagaaaaagctaGAGATATTCTGAATAATTCAGAAGGTAAATTAAGCGAAGGTGGTGATGAGAAAAACGATTTGACAATAGGTCATTCTAGAATGCGGCATCTCGTAGGAGGAAGAAAAGGAGGTGTTGAAACTTGGACTAGGAATAATCCGCATATAGGAAAATTTGCTTTTCTGACGGAAAAAGACCAAAATTATGTCACTCATAGAGCATTGCTATCAAAATCGGGTCAAGAAGCACTACATAAACTTAACGATACCATTGAATATAAAGTAGAGATACCTGTTTCAGAATTAGTAGAACCAAATATCTCATTTCCTCAAGCAAGCCGGTGGTATAACGGAATAGAACTACATGGTTTAGAAGACATCAAATTTGTCAATATGCTTTTAAGACATCATAAAGATAAACGAGACAAGATAGATGAAGAGCCtcttatagtttatatttatccAATCACAGGTACAAGATTCAGGTACCCATCATCCAACACGGAAAGAGACgctcaaagaattttaaatgattcAGAAGGCAAATTAAGCGCACCcgttaaagaaattaaaggtAAAGAAGATGAAGATGAAGATGAAGATGAAAAACGAGGCCATTCTAGAGAAAGGCATGtcgtaaaaagagaaaatgaaGCGGAAGGTGTCGAAGCTTACACTAGAAATAATCCATGTAAATAAAGATCTGCTTTTCTGACAGAAAGAGACCAAGACTATGTCACTCATAGAGCATTGCTATCAGAAAACGGTCGACGAGCACTATATTACCTTTACGAGAACGATAAAACGGTATTAAACGTACACGTTGACGACATGAAAGAACAAGATGTCTCATTTCCTAAAGGATCCTATTGGCATAGAGGAATACAAATacatcgtaaaaaaaatatcgaatctGTCCAAATGTATTTAAGACATCATGCAGATAAACgagaagagaaaaatgcaGAGCCTTTCATACTTACTGTTTTTCCGATccttcaaaatataaaacaaaggaCATGTACACCTGCGGAAtccagaataattaaaaaaataaaacaagctAAAGAAGGTACTCGTAAAAGGGCCCTTCCAACTACAACATCTAAAACTGCCTCTGCAACTACATCTAAAGCTGCTTCTAAAACTCCTCCTAAAATTGCTCTTAAATCTGCTACTGGAACTATTCCTAAAACTACTAAAACTGCTTCTAAAACTACCTCTGCAACTACATATAAAACTCCTAAAACTCCTCCtaaaatttctcttaaatCTGCTGCTAAAACTACTTCTAAAATTACTTCTAAAACTGCTTCTTAATTACTCCTAATACTGCTTTTTAAACTGTTCCTAAAACTAcacttaaaataatagaaataaggAAAAGTTCTAACTAAGAAGCTCCGAGTGACGAGCGGATTGCAACGGTGGCACTTGTAAGCGGGGCATGATATCACGCGGCATCTGTcaaaatacacatacatataaaaatgcacATATAATACACgtgtaatacatataaaatataaaacacgtATATTTAAACAAGTATAAAATTCCATGggtatgaaattatattatatttatttaataatttatggcatatttttacaagttttatgTGTCGTAGTCAAAAAGGCACTAACGCTAAGGAGCAGACCGCATCATGATATGCAATAACTGTATGTGATTTATCAATGATGaccattataaaaaaataatacgggTCAAAAGTAAAATGACATATGAAAAGCATTATTATCTATACAACCTTACTCTTATCCTTACCTCTACAACCGTACAATTAAACGCAAAAATCGCAcaaataaacataaagtttaaaataaaaaacccgtttaataatgaatgtaatatattgattataaaatttattaattttaaaatataaaaaaataaaatgtattaataaaataagcaataaaattgGGAACAGCCAAGTGAGCAAAAAGATCATatccttttattattaagaaaataataaagaaaactaattacaaaataatgtataaatttgtataaaagcaAAATCCTTGAAAGGTCGCCagtaataatttgcaaaaattttttaattgctttctTCCTGTAACGATTCTCTTTGCATTATCTCTGTCTCTCGTCTGTACGCGATGTCTCCGATCGCACATCCataaacagttttattattccgactctttctttctttcatccGTTGCATTCACTCGATTTCACCCCCGATTTATCCGCAAATTGTGCCGGCTATTGGAATCTCGTGAAACATGGCAGTCTACGATTAGAAGTACGATTTGCAAAGCCACTTTCCACGATCATTAACTGCATCGTTTATGCAGAATTTGTTAACGTTCTAGAAATCGACTCTTCTCGTTAAATTATCGTTAAATTATTGACTTTTCCGGCTACGACTTTTTACGAGGGTTAATATATACGGTAACTTTATCCGCACGTAAATTATACCCTTACCACCATCACTTCCTCCGTCATCATCATTACTACCACCACTATCACCACTACCACCACTACTTCGCAATTCTCTTcgacaatattttcaaaatcgtACAGAAAAGAGAAATCAGTTTTGTACGAGACACGGAGATAGTCACCTTGCTCGTTTGAGCTTTAAAAAAGATGTGTATTGAGGAATGCTGGGTTACTTTTGTGCGGAATGATTGAGACACAACGTGTGTGGACAAGTTTTATGCGCCAACTGAACTGCTCTTTACTAAGCTTCCCGAAAAGAACGAACGCGGTGCTGCCGCTCACAGCACACTCCTTGCCTTGCAAGGACGCGAGGCAATACAAGTTGtttgaatttaacaatgtTTAACAGTGTGAAACAAAATTACTCGCTACCATGGACATAATCGAGATCGAGATTCAAGACTTTCGGGATGccgaagaaaaatttattctaaaagaaACCGCtgcccaggtagcaaggtgacgttaatacgacgtcaataattcgtcatttaaggtcgcagacgtcatgttaccaaattaagacgtaatagtaacgtcattttttgacttattaattacatcagtcatttatccatcctacaacgtatttccgacgtcatattcttgactaattaataacgtcagttaattgatcattttacgacgtattaataagattttattagtgactaattactgacgttaactataattctttgtaataattgacgatttgacctcaaatgacaaattattgaggtctagtaGACGACACCTTactacctataactattaatcattatttaaagattggttaataaacaacattattaaaattaatataatattttatataattaatactatcaatatttcagaatcattccaggcagcacataatatttatgataaatatttattaatatttattaatatttattttttcaaaatattatataaatattttacacatattttatatatacgaagaaaaaaatctttattcaacatattaaaatatagattaaatattttatataatatttatggtaaataaaagataaagatttgtataagtaatattttgtaaatatttataaatatttcataaatatttttataatatttatgataaatctttatgatttgtcaaatctaagaccacaaaaatatttataaaatatttggataaatatttataaaatattgcgttttgtctgaggtataatttagctttatcaaaagaacagagcaaaaacatatttctataagttattccacatgttattttgcatatgtaaaaatcagaaaaaaaaactgtaaatttatatttatttataaaaatattagttaactacaagtttcatgtttctcgcatctattgaactaatctataacaaatatgtatttatgatcatcaagtgttcatggatcatcacaaagggctaggtagcgtacgatcttcaaagtcaagcaacgtcgacggcggttcagagttggatgggtgaccgcggaagttaggcaattccaaatgtgactatggcgtggtgggtcgtgatgcttgttgagaaacaacgtagattttttttttacattataattatgttatttcgatattttcataatgcaagtactgcatatataggacatgtacccgaaatattttctaaaacgtcaaaataacggcttttactacctaggatagtcataaaaatgacgttaaaatgtcgtctttattaaatgtaatctaaaaacctatgttttgtcataaaaataacaataaaataccgtcaaatgtacgatactagcttcttgaaaataacgtcaataatatgaaaataatgacgtatttttgacgtcaatatatgacgtcgttaagatgagacaaatgtacgtcagttttacgacatttagacgtcattttatctcgacattatgacgtctggttcgtcataaaatgaccaaaaaatgccgtcaattagacgacaccttgctacctgggtgtCGTTATGGTTAACGCTCCAATCTTCGGACACTGGATTTTGCTGCCATCTTGTTTGTTTGACGAATTACCCGAGAGATCGAGGCGAGAAAACTGTCTTTCGCGAAATTATCACGGAATCGAGTTCGACGGCGAAGCCAATCCCAAGTATTTGGCGGGACGACTACGTGAAATTACGCGCAGAGCTTGCCATATATACCAGGGGACAAGAAAAAGCAAGTTACTTGCGTAATCTGCTCTcaacccagacagcacacggaTATCCTAACGACATCCATAAGACGTCCTTTACGGATATTGAGGATATCCACAGGCC
Above is a window of Monomorium pharaonis isolate MP-MQ-018 chromosome 10, ASM1337386v2, whole genome shotgun sequence DNA encoding:
- the LOC118647624 gene encoding uncharacterized protein LOC118647624, with protein sequence MHKIQLISNYRNYKNQNKMHKIKYVKDIIQDLENYGPASLIHIAILSNIIKRPINIWNANGSLNKTIGKQKLGQSVDIEYHANSSEQFGHWTLRDSKDPDNVIIDLNSCLFSVIGSQIGQNPLKLRKWTVLKLKDNFQNLAKWLDKIQWKKGAGVFL
- the LOC118647625 gene encoding uncharacterized protein LOC118647625, producing the protein MRHLVGGRKGGVETWTRNNPHIGKFAFLTEKDQNYVTHRALLSKSGQEALHKLNDTIEYKVEIPVSELVEPNISFPQASRWYNGIELHGLEDIKFVNMLLRHHKDKRDKIDEEPLIVYIYPITGTRFRYPSSNTERDAQRILNDSEGKLSAPVKEIKGKEDEDEDEDEKRGHSRERHVVKRENEAEGVEAYTRNNPCK